In the Candidatus Bathyarchaeota archaeon genome, one interval contains:
- a CDS encoding methionine synthase: MTKKEKRKVLVAGALGEDVHVAGIINFLRLAENEGYKTIFLGPAVPTETFIGAIIETDPNLIGVSYRLMPESGEYHLKQFKIALEEAGLLKAGKKYIFAGTPQVADVAKQIEIFDEIFVSTDMEDAVTYLRGQISSEKTITYPDNLIDRINWKKPFPVLRHHLGLSTLQETLEAIEKVSESKVLDIISIAIDQDAQENFFHPEKQHPGRKGAGGVPARNPGDFKQLFKASRCGNFPLMRCYQGTDDLIKMAEMLVKTINNCFAAIPIFWFSKLDGRGPLELEEAIKEHQELMKWHGERGIPVEVNEPHHFELRESSDVIAVADTYLSAYNAKQMGVKHFISTCMFDLPMGESFQMDLAKQAAKQEIIKGLEDEKFTIYTQTRTGLLRYPSDLDAAKGRLAASIMMQMALNPEIIHLVSYIEADHAATADDIIESCKIARHVIQSCIEGMPNMLADPVIQRRKNELIEEAKILLDGIRQIAPKESKDPLSDPKTLGKAFRIGLLDAPHLKGSSIAKGEIITKMINGSCYAVDSAGKPLAERDRIKQILKNILKKDFK, translated from the coding sequence CTTTATCGGGGCAATAATAGAAACAGATCCTAATCTTATTGGAGTAAGTTATCGTCTTATGCCTGAATCAGGTGAATACCATCTTAAACAATTTAAAATAGCTCTTGAAGAAGCAGGTCTTCTGAAAGCTGGTAAGAAATATATCTTCGCTGGAACCCCTCAAGTTGCTGATGTTGCTAAACAGATTGAGATTTTCGATGAAATCTTTGTTAGTACGGATATGGAGGATGCTGTTACCTACCTTCGCGGTCAAATTAGTTCAGAAAAAACAATTACATATCCCGATAACCTAATCGATCGCATTAATTGGAAAAAACCTTTTCCAGTTTTAAGGCATCATTTAGGATTATCGACTCTACAAGAGACTCTGGAAGCGATTGAAAAAGTCTCAGAGTCAAAAGTTTTGGATATTATTTCCATAGCTATTGATCAAGACGCACAAGAGAATTTTTTCCATCCAGAAAAGCAACATCCAGGTCGTAAAGGAGCAGGAGGCGTTCCAGCTAGAAATCCAGGGGATTTTAAGCAACTCTTTAAAGCCTCAAGATGTGGCAACTTTCCTTTGATGAGATGTTATCAGGGAACTGATGATTTAATAAAAATGGCAGAGATGCTTGTTAAGACCATTAATAATTGTTTTGCTGCGATACCGATTTTCTGGTTCAGTAAACTCGATGGGCGGGGACCCCTAGAACTAGAAGAGGCAATCAAAGAGCATCAAGAACTCATGAAATGGCATGGTGAAAGAGGGATTCCTGTTGAAGTAAATGAACCACACCATTTTGAATTACGGGAATCATCAGATGTAATTGCGGTAGCTGATACATATTTATCGGCTTATAATGCTAAGCAAATGGGTGTAAAGCACTTCATATCTACATGCATGTTTGATCTCCCAATGGGCGAAAGCTTTCAGATGGATTTAGCAAAACAGGCTGCAAAACAGGAGATTATCAAAGGGCTCGAAGATGAAAAATTCACAATTTATACTCAAACTAGAACTGGGCTTCTAAGATATCCATCAGATTTAGATGCAGCAAAAGGCAGATTGGCCGCATCTATAATGATGCAGATGGCGCTTAATCCAGAGATCATACACTTAGTTAGTTATATTGAAGCAGATCATGCAGCTACGGCTGATGATATTATAGAAAGCTGTAAGATTGCACGACATGTTATTCAAAGCTGTATTGAAGGAATGCCTAACATGTTAGCCGATCCTGTTATTCAAAGAAGGAAGAATGAACTTATTGAAGAAGCAAAGATACTTTTAGATGGGATACGACAAATTGCTCCAAAAGAATCTAAAGATCCTTTATCCGATCCAAAAACACTAGGAAAGGCCTTTAGAATAGGACTACTCGATGCACCACATCTCAAGGGAAGTAGTATTGCAAAAGGAGAGATAATTACAAAGATGATCAACGGATCTTGTTATGCAGTTGACTCAGCAGGAAAGCCATTAGCTGAAAGGGATAGGATAAAACAAATTCTAAAAAATATTCTCAAAAAGGATTTTAAATAG